In Malus sylvestris chromosome 15, drMalSylv7.2, whole genome shotgun sequence, a single genomic region encodes these proteins:
- the LOC126603761 gene encoding 2-isopropylmalate synthase 1, chloroplastic-like — translation MAAVCTNPKILPSPAATMSSVNIPNTSQSQLLFRSHLHKPKMPKFLVSRPNLHNTCNPHILCSQTDNPKPTPRPDYIPNRISDPNYVRIFDTTLRDGEQSPGASLTSKEKLDIARKLAKLGVDIIEAGFPASSKDDAEAVKMIAKEVGNAVDKDGYVPVICGLSRCNRNDIQTAWDAVKYAKRPRIHTFIATSPIHLEYKLRKTKEQVIEIARNMVKFARELGCDDVEFSPEDAGRSEREFLYQILGEVIKAGATTLNIPDTVGYNVPDEYSQLIADIKSNTPGIDNVIISTHCQNDLGLSTANTLAGACAGARQLEVTINGIGERAGNASLEEVVMTLNCRGEHVLGGLYTGINTKHIYVTSKMVEEYTGLHVQPHKAIVGANAFAHESGIHQDGMLKHKGTYEIISPEDIGYERSNEAGIVLGKLSGRHALRNRLAELGYELEDDQLATVFEHFKAVAEQKKIITDADLGALVRDEVFQPEVVWKLHDLQVTCGTLGLSTATVKLIDADGREHVACSVGTGPVDSAYKAVDLIVKEPVMLVEYSMNAVTEGNDAIATTRVVIRPENRRMVTHAHTGESVQRTFSGVAAGMDIVVSSVKAYIGALNKMIGFNERSPTKIPAERTPVSA, via the exons ATGGCGGCTGTCtgcacaaaccctaaaattttacCATCACCGGCAGCTACCATGTCCTCTGTCAACATCCCCAACACCTCCCAATCCCAGCTCCTCTTCCGCTCGCATTTGCACAAACCCAAGATGCcaaaatttctagtttcccgtCCCAATCTTCACAACACTTGTAATCCCCACATTCTCTGCTCTCAAACTGACAACCCCAAACCTACTCCCCGACCTGATTACATCCCCAACCGCATCTCTGACCCCAACTATGTCCGCATCTTCGACACCACTCTCCGCGACGGTGAGCAGTCCCCTGGTGCCTCCTTGACCTCAAAAGAAAAACTCGACATCGCCCGGAAGTTAGCAAAGCTTGGGGTTGACATAATTGAGGCTGGTTTCCCCGCCTCTTCCAAAGACGATGCCGAGGCTGTGAAGATGATTGCAAAGGAGGTTGGGAATGCAGTTGACAAGGACGGTTATGTTCCTGTCATTTGTGGATTGTCAAGGTGCAATAGAAATGATATTCAGACGGCATGGGATGCTGTGAAGTACGCCAAAAGGCCAAGGATTCATACTTTTATTGCGACCAGTCCCATTCATTTGGAGTATAAACTGAGGAAGACCAAGGAGCAGGTAATTGAAATTGCAAGGAACATGGTCAAGTTTGCCAGGGAGTTGGGATGCGATGATGTTGAGTTTAGCCCCGAAGATGCTGGGCG ATCCGAAAGGGAGTTTCTATATCAGATTTTGGGTGAAGTTATAAAGGCCGGGGCAACAACCTTGAACATTCCTGACACTGTAGGTTATAATGTGCCAGATGAATATAGTCAGTTGATCGCTGACATAAAATCTAATACCCCTGGAATTGACAACGTTATCATTTCTACTCACTGCCAAAATGATCTTGGACTTTCTACTGCCAACACTTTAGCG GGGGCATGTGCAGGTGCTAGGCAACTGGAAGTAACAATCAATGGCATTGGTGAAAGGGCTGGGAATGCTTCATTAGAGGAG GTTGTCATGACCTTAAATTGTCGCGGGGAGCATGTTCTTGGGGGGCTTTATACCGGAATCAATACTAAGCATATCTATGTAACAAGCAAGATG GTGGAAGAGTACACTGGGTTGCATGTGCAGCCACACAAGGCTATTGTTGGAGCTAATGCTTTTGCACATGAAAGTGGTATCCATCAG GATGGAATGCTTAAGCACAAAGGTACATATGAAATCATATCTCCTGAAGATATTGGGTATGAACGGTCCAATGAAGCTGGTATTGTTCTTGGGAAACTCAG TGGGCGTCATGCTTTGAGAAATCGACTTGCGGAG CTTGGCTATGAGCTTGAGGATGATCAACTTGCTACTGTGTTCGAGCATTTCAAAGCTGTAGCCGAACAGAAAAAG ATTATAACTGATGCAGATCTCGGAGCACTGGTGCGAGATGAAGTTTTTCAGCCAGAAGTTGTCTGGAAGCTTCACGATTTACAG GTTACCTGTGGAACTCTTGGTCTCTCTACAGCGACTGTTAAACTAATTGATGCTGATGGGAGAGAGCATGTGGCATGTTCAGTTGGAACGGGCCCAGTAGATTCGGCTTACAAGGCTGTTGATCTCATTGTGAAG GAACCTGTAATGCTCGTTGAGTACTCTATGAATGCGGTCACAGAAGGAAATGATGCAATAGCAACTACTCGTGTTGTAATCCGACCAGAAAACAGACGTATGGTTACTCATGCTCACACCGGAGAATCAGTTCAACGGACATTCAG TGGAGTTGCAGCAGGAATGGATATTGTTGTCTCTAGTGTCAAGGCCTACATCGGCGCATTGAATAAGATGATAGGTTTCAACGAAAGGTCGCCGACAAAAATTCCAGCGGAACGAACGCCGGTGTCTGCATGA